In Daphnia magna isolate NIES linkage group LG5, ASM2063170v1.1, whole genome shotgun sequence, the sequence ATCGAATGCGATCCGCCAGCGCCGACAGTAACGACATGAGAGGGGCGTAAAGACGCAAATATAGAAAATCCGAATGGTTTTCTTGGTCCGGTAGTTAAattcatttccttcttttattcAGTATGGAAGTCTTCTATATTACAAAGAAGCTACCGATTTTGCATCTTTAGTCTTTTTCCATCGGGAAGTTTGACACTTTTCACGTTCCACATTCCCGGTAATTGACGGCTGTATTCGCCCGACAAGTAGAAGTCAATGATTGTCtgtttatcacatgtttaATAAATAATTTATAATATTATGCGGATgtattaagaaaagaaaaacattataCTGTCGCTGATGCAAGAACGATGTTTTTTCCTTGGATCAGGTAGCGATAATATCCCTTTTCTGTTCTTTATAGCTGACGCTTTCATAAACATATATTCCGTAACTCCATAGAATGATGCCGATTGACTTATTGACCAACTACTCGGTGCCAAGGTCAAAAGTGACAAAATCTCACTCCGCTTTTTACAGACTTTAATCTGTAGATACATAGGTTATGTTTAGCAGAATTAGTATGATTTGACTAAGCAAATGTATACCTTTTCTCTGATTGATATAATAAATTTTTCGAAGTCGCTTGCAAGATAAATTTACGGATCCGGGGTTTCAGGCAACGTTTTCCTCCTTACTTTGTTGAGCACCTTTTCGCATATTTGCAAACGCCTTTACCGGTTGCACTTTGAAAGATCGGATACTGGTGTTATAACTGATGCTTCCGAAAGAACGGCCACTAAGTGTGACGGCGTATTGCCGATTGTTGTTGGACTATCGAATAGCTGTTCATTCGTATCATTATTTTCATGCGACAACTGCAGACGCATTTTTCTGGTGTTAAGGTACCACGTTCTATAACTTCATTTAGTAGTTTGTTGCAACgcggaaaaatttttttcgccTGGAGTGAGCCGCAGTGAATTTGTTGCACAGATTATTTGATCACTAAACTCCAGTGTGATTGTCTTATCACCTTTCACACTTTTATTTCCGTGTTTGGAATATGGATCACAGCACCGACTTTTCTTCCAAATCTTATTATAGTAAGTTAAGAACACAAACAAATGATGACagcaaatgaaagaaatattttctgaTTTAACGCTTAATTTAATCACTCGCTGCTCATCTAATGTTAAATCGCAAAGCGGAATAGTTTCAGTAATCGACGAATAATGCTTTAAGTTGCATTCGCTCTCAACTATTTTTCCAATACAGCAACTATCCTCCATTTTCTCAACAACTAAACTAGAACAGCACTAAAGCATGACTAAAATTCCAACACAGTTCACCATAAACtgccgttttttttaaagagttaCGCTGAAAGAGAACTTTCATTTTTTCGCAAAGACCTGGTCATATGTAACAAGCTAGGAAACAAGTAAGTTCTCAACAAGACCAAGGGGGGCTGTTAACGATGCGGTGGTCCGCGCGTAGCGCGCCCGAGGCTCCCCTTTTCCGGCGAAGTCAGACCGGCACTGCCGCCTGTGTAAAAGGATAGGGATTTCGGAAAAACAACTAAACTAATAGCTACTAGCTAATAGCAACTAACTAAATAACTAGGATACTAAAACCGGAAGGATGGAAATTTTAACaaattaagtaaaaataaaGACGGTCTATCGAATGTCGCAAGTCGAAACCCGTTCCGCCATTCGAGAACGGAGATTGTGcaattaaagttttttttttcaaatgaagaTTGCGTAACCTTGCTTAATGACTTATCAAACTCggacaaaaaccaaaaaaatgcatgttttttttccttttttttggtttttggtcGATCTCAATTGCTAAATCCGCCGCCGTTTTATTAGCGTTTTATTGCAAATTCCACACTACGCTTCCGCAAAAAACCGAAAATTTGGAACAATAATTCACGCCCAACCACTGATCTAAACAATCTGAAATTTTAATAGTTGTATATGAAAATGACGGAGAACCGCAGTatttttttcatcaaaatCGGCGAGGtacccataaaaaaaaaattaaataccaTGGAATAGTTCTAGTTCCGTGTGCGTGGTTTTATCCAGTGCTTATACGGCAGAGGCTTGGACTATCCTCACAACATTTCCAAATTATCCGAAATTATCCTTTTGCCCAGTCGTAACTATCCTAAAATTATCCGctcctttttttggttttccgaGTTGTATTTAGTTACATTTTACCGTTTTGCATCAATTAGCATACAAATTGGAACACACGGGCGtaagaacacaaaaaaaatctgaattgaATATCAAATGCTGCATTGTGCACAAAATGCAATTCTTTCTCATTGCTTGTCTTTCTTATCGCTCGTCCGCACCGGTTGGTTGACTAGTCGTGTCTTCTCTTTGTTCGCACGCACTTGCAGTACTCGTTGAACGAGCTCATCTGGAAATTGGACTATTTATGATTTTGATCAGTATTCTTCATGAAGTACTTCATACGCATCAATCCCAGGATTGTGTCTTCCTTCAAAGCGCCTCGATGATCAGTTTTGGTCAGCTTCAAAAAGCTAAACAGTCGTTCCGCGATCGCGTTGCTGTAAGGGAGCGAAAACAAGTAGGAGACTACCACCGACAGATTGGGAAATCTGCATCCGGTTGAACATTTCAAGTTGAAGACCAGGAGCCAAAAGGCTTCCGCAGACAAAATCTTGAGATCATCTTCGGTTTGCAGACCAAGTTCCTTGATGGGCATCACTGAAAGGGATCGCCATTCAATCTTATCTTTCGATGAATCACAGCTGTTGTGTAGGGCTGGAAATCGGGCGAAAACTTCGGCAAGCGTTTGCGGGTTCCGGTCCCTCACATTTTGCGGGATGAGCATTTGCAGAATGGAATAAAATTCCGTGCTGAAATCATATCTCTGCTGGAGCGTGATGGCtttgatgtaaaaactcctacaGATTTTCTGGCAGGACTCCAAATCTGAAGGCGACAATTGCTTGACTCCCTCCACGTTTTCTGGACCTATATCAAAAGATTATTTTAGCAAAGAAACTTTACAAAACTattatttaataataataccCAAATAAATCTTGTTCAGTAGTTGATATTTACTAGCAAGCCAAGGGTCGATATTGGCCGGGCTTGTAGCCCTTGTGTAGTCCAACAGCATAAAGTTGCTTGCAAAATCCTTCATGAGTGCACCGACCCTGTCTTCGAGCTCGTGAAGAAAAGGAGATTCAGATTGGAAGACCGTGTTGAACTCCGTGAGGCAACCAAGGGCATAGTTGGGGAAGTTCAAAAAGGGCTCTGTTTGCGGATGCTTCAAGTAAGTTAAGATGTCGATCGCCGACTTGCTTTTGTCGTCTGCAACCTCCGCCGTAAAGTACAAAATCAATGGTTGGAGCTGCTCAAGTAAGCGTTGCACAGAATTATGAAGAATTAGCCATCTTGTCTGGCCAGGGCTAAGGATGACGTGCTTTTCCACTTGAGCAAATTCTTGGAACTGCTTAAACATTATTCTTCGGGCGCTGCTTCGGGAGAAATGAGCAAAAATTTGCTTCATAGTAGTCTCAAGCTCTTCCGGAAATGCCTTGACGGCGTAGTTTGCAACCAAATTGGAAGAATGGCAAGAGCATTTGACAACGACGATAAAAGGGAATTCTTCGCTAAGGCAGGTCGAAACTGAGTGATTCTTCCCGAACATAACGTTGCATGTGTCAGCGCAGAATCCAACAAACctgataaaaaataaattaatttatttaaagcAAATATTTCATACAAAATATCAGAAATCACCTAGATCGAATTCCCAACGAGTTAAGGCGCTCAATAACAGCCTGTGACAGCCCGTCTGCTGTGGCGTCCGTGTATTTGACGTAATCCAATACGTCGGCCATCATTTCGGACTCAGCTGGATCCCAATATTGAACCATGACAGCAAGCTGTGAGTCCACGGTGACTTCGGTAGTTTCATTAATGATGACCGAGAACCACCGCTCTTTCAGCTTTTCAACAAGTGTGTTTTTGAGCCCGGAACCAAATCCTGCAATGAATGCAATGCGAATATTAGTATTGTGGTATTatggtgaaaagggagattagttatctcttcgcagagatgagtcatccgctccttagacaacgctgcgatggtggtgaagaaattatcgggagaagtccgctctaagaaagatacgcagttacgcagtccggaaggggagtaattcgcgcgacggtataaaacgcggccccgaatctgcgttagatgagtctccatcgggtgagctcccggagctgtgctccgtaagaggagttccctggctccctagaggtcttcagacgcttctccaacttttggttatggttatccctttttgttcgagttaaaccattgtttagaatttaagtcatcacttgttgtattcatttgttcttgtccaaatacaactcgtgtgacagtATGATATCTAAAAAGACTGAAAGCGTCCATAGTTATAATAAATTACCGTCACTATTAATGGTGCTTGCTTTCGTGCGTCCAAGCTGAACCTTCTTTAGACGTTCATCTTTGGGATGTAGCTTCCTTAAGAGAGGAACTAGGGTATCGACAAGTCTGATGGGAAGCTGTTTCTCCGCAATCATGAGAAGAAGGCTCATCTCATATTCTGcaacatcttctttttttgctccAGCAAAATAGGATTCGAGTTGTCTCCTTTGTCTCATAACTTCTTCATGCAAGGGAACCCGCAGCTTGTGGTCGCGACATTTGTCCATGTGATTTTTCAACACAGACTTGTGCTTCGTGAGCTAGGGGATACTGGAgcatgccgggacaccgggtcaagagggacagtagggggaaaaatagtacattttaataaaattaaaattttttttagtatgttatttacatacatacaatctactttggcatgaaatttgagttttgtcaataactgtattagttattaacaaaacaaaaaaacgggttttttttagttaattttgtctccgccatttaatgtttatagaaaaaaataatcgcaaataacatgtaaatttaatatggaaatgaagcttaatcatttctttattgttaaaaacaaaaattataattttcgatcaattactgtagataatattaacgtttttaaaaaatactctttatcgggaaatcgggacagctgtttttgactaaaatgggacattagtgggcgggtttggccttcaagcccatcaatcatcaccgagctcgAACCAGTGTAGAAAAACTAGTGAaatgtgaaatagattgcccattataattaattaattaattattataacGAAGGGCAcagtttttcgataacaacggCTTCCACTACCCTCATttgttgtggaataaaaaatgggcaatctatttcacatttaactagtttttctacatactgtcgtttgtctttttcatcaagTCCCTGTGCATAGTCACTTAATTCACAGATTGTTATTAtgggctcccttatcagcccgccagtttcctctacaacatccatttttgtctgctacagaaagtaaacacgtctacaaaaaaattaataataaataaagtacagtctatatcgaggtaaaataaaaattacaagattacctgataacgaaggaatttcgtgatccaattatgaatggaaaggaagataatttcaattgaaaaaattaaaactaaaactacaacgggcgaaactccgtaagccgccatgcaagaactgttactagttcgtgtccaatttttttttcacaatttcatcgaactagcaacttcggacgttagccaactctatacTGAATACTAAATATAATATATTAAATATACGTCCAACAACTAGACTTGAACCTATATCCTTTTTCTTAGTGATCCagtgctataccactgagctaatAGAGTTACGACTtcatataaatattttgcaatatatatatacgttaatttgtatttaatagatattaccaattaatgacggcaacattgcattccTACATTTGGCAACATTGGAATTCTAGCAGagcatttattcagtttacaagtagatacagatcagttcagtatacttggatctctgaattcagtaaaagtatagtaacaataaagtatatttggtcgggtaaaatagactttatccctGCTTGCTTTCGTCTAGCCTTTTCCGAATCCTTTCGTTTAGCTTTTCCTGAGGATATTTGCTCTCTTTAAACCTATTTGAAACACAATGACATTAATAAAACCAAACGCATTAATTGTGTATATTAATAAATAGTTGCCTGTTGTTCTGGAATAGGTGAAATTTCTCTAGTTCCATCAAAATCATTATAGTCACAATCAACATACTGCTCCATTGGTGTGATTTCTGGCTGGGCATCCTATGGTGTGACAGATTCCATGATCACATCGTCAATCTATGGGGAAATATTAGTTGCAAGTTGGGTATTAAATATACAATGGCCTTATGCATTCTTATTTATATTTGCGACTACCTGAACTGTTTCAATATCTGGACACCATTTGAGGTTCCCAGGGAACAATCAACCATTTTGCCTGCGTTTTAAACATGCAATGGTTTCCACAcaattttttatgattattattgttattattatataaAGGGTTCTTGGttattgtattgacattggagcTAATGATTGGATAGTTATGGTCCGCAGCCAGTTGAAAGAGCACtggctttatttttttttcaatgtcttTGACACAGGCCAACGCCTTGGCTGACTTTGCCAACCTAGGTGGGCAGAATCAGCCAATGTTGGTTATTCATTAATAAATTTAGTCAATACGAATAGGTGTTAGTAATAGCAGTAATTCAGCATTCCCTACAGGTAATGTAGTGGCAGAGATTCTTAATATAATTAATTGTTCTTTTATGCTGATACATAACTTGATCTTGTGATGCAGATGCTTCTGTTTGTCACGCCGACTGAAAGGTTTTCTTACGCAGACACAGTTTTAGTTGACCAGTTTGATATTAAACCTGACATTACTCTGACAAAAACAATTAACATTCCGCTACCATACAAAACAAGATGAAATggaactctttttttttcatgcctTTCTGGCAAAAAAATCACAGCAGTGGAACTCAGATGAATGGACTCAGGCTTTACAGGACCCTACCACAAGCTATGCTGCAACAGTCCTTTCTGTCTATCAAACACCTGTTCAAGAATCATTCAATTTGATTAGAGATAAAGAATATGTAGGTAttctgtttttcaatttttagaATCATTTATTTAAACAATGTTTGTTAAACAgcttgaaaaagagaaaaaagaaaaaccagtGACCCACATCTATTCCAAGTTAGTTTTGAATATATTGGATCACAAAGATTCTTCGTAAAGCGTCCCGCAATactataataaaaaaagaaaaaaaaaattaaaataaacaaaacaattaaatatTTCTGGGGTGGTTGACAAGTCATCATCCATGCCGTGACTCGTTTTTCAATTGGCGGCCGAATTTCATCTACGATGAAAGATTCATCTGCCACCACGTCTGCTTCATGAGAATTATCATCTGCAGACGTGGATGGCATTAAATGAACAAGGGATCGCCTAATTTGATGttagattttaatttttgttaaatgaaacagaaaaaataatattacCGTCGCCGATTGGATCTTCCATTTTATCCATTTTGTCTTCTGTGGAAGGAACATTAACAAATGGAGTTGCATTTTGCAATTTGTATCTATTCCTccttcgtttttgtttttcttttccttcttggCTCCGTCCCCTATTTCTATTATTTCCAACTACATTGCTGTAATTGtagaaataatgaaaaataacaaagaataaaacatGAATAAACATGAACaatgattaaaaattaaataataaaaatttactaaatatactaaataataatagataaataaattaaattgtttttcggAACTTACCTAGTTAAATCCATTTTTGAAGGGACACTTTTTGTTGCTTCATGTTGCACAACTTGCATTGCAATACTCAGTTTTGAAAACAAgtcaaacacacacacgtgcAGCAAAAACTGAAGGTCAAAAAATCTTGCTCAATAAGGTTAATACACACGGGACTAGGGATAGGCCacgaccctaatcggggtggtttttggtttttcataataaataaattgtatttaataatttatcttatttaataatttatttatatttatcaTTTTGATTTCGATAATCGATATAGATTTTTGATTATTTATAatctataataataaaattttcatttatagATAATCGataagtatttttattttgcacaTATGTGAAGATTGAAGAACGCGCAACGCAGCTAATAGctttctttattatttcttgAGTCGTCACgagttgtttgttttaattgGCCCAGGCATCATGCTGAATGCTGGAGGATATTCCAGTCTTGAGGTCTTCCATTTCTAGGACTGTCTTTGCGTCCGTGCCATCTTTAAACATAAGCATTTTTACCGCCTCATCAGTGGCGTCGTCTTCGatgacctttttccaggttAGCCAGTCCTTAACCTCGTCTCGGTTAAGGTGAAATGGTGCACAGGGTTGGTACACGTGCTTCCCGAGGTTTCCCAGGTCGAGCGTGTAGAATGACTGCGGTACTGGTACCGTGGTTGTCCAGGTAATACGCTGGAAGAATTTATTCCACTTTGAGTCGTTACCCCCGTTCTCGGTGGATGGCATGATAATAAAGCTTAGGTTGTCACAGCTTAGCTTAGGAGTCACAAATATGGGTATTTATAGACGTTAAAGCACATAACCCAGTTCAGTATGATTAAGGTCGGGAAGGTATGCAAGTGATTTCGCGTATCTCAAATTCCGTGCTGGAAACCACACGCGCCACTCCGGCAGTTATAGTAACAATGGTTTAATGTATCCATTTATGTTGGCAATACTCATCGTTAGGAGATGGGATTGTAGTAGCTAGCCCAAGGTTTGAGTGTGATAAGGGTTGGGCAGGTATGCTTTGTGATTTCGGGCACTTTTTTGTTAGGTGTTCGAAATCACAGGCATCCCTCAGCAATAATAATGTTGGCAATAATCACCATTAAGATTTGGTTGCAGTAGTTGGCCCAAGGCGTcctcaacagcagcagcatcaaCAGGCGGAGCAGAAATGATTACGTACGCTGCTTTAAGCATCACCGCCCCACCCGGCGATGACAGCGGTGGTTATAAGAAATTCAGCGATGTTTTTTATGAAGGGTCATTGGCCCCCGCAGATGGAGCGGCCGTGATCACAAAAGTATTTGGTCAGCAATAACCACCGTCCCATCTGAAGGTGACGACGGTGATGGCATATAGTGTGGTCCATTGTTCCTTAATATTCCTCAATAAAAGGTATAGTGCTGTTGTTTATCTGGTGTTAACACCGAATAGGTCGGACTCGTTGGCGGGCAGTTCTTATGGATACTCATCGTCACCGTGTCCGACTGCCTGGTGATGACAGTGAGCGCGAAGGTTATGCATGTTGCGGCGATCGTCATCAGACGATGCTCAAGTGATTCCGCAGGAATTTGCGTAAAAAGTACGAGTGAGTTGGTAATACTCATCGTTAAATGGAATTACCCCAGTAGTTAATCCAATGCATGGTGGTACTTATCATAGGAGGGTGATAGCGGGGTGATAAAAAAGTGTTTCCAGTTCATCAGTAGGATGTCTAAACCGTCCCCTGAGGGGAAAAGAATTTCGGCCCACTCCTATATTCTTAAAGTTTAGATGGGCCGGCTGTGGCAGAGCCACAGCCACTGGACACCTTTTTGCAAGAAGAAAATAAGTTTAACGTTTACGGTGTgacagaaaagagaaagatatATCTATATATTATAGATGAGTGTGAACTCGGTTACGGGGTGGCAACCACAGTTCTTTCAGTAATTGTTCATCTGTCGTCATCAACgaatggaaaatgaaaaaaaccaaaacgaaACATCCGAAGGGCTAGCGGGGGGTTGGGTTGTTTGTGAACCGAGCTTGGTGGGTGCGCTTTTTTACAACCCTCACGACTCAGATGAGTGCGAGCCACAGTAACGGGTGCATTACTCAATGAAACCCTCACGGTTAATCTTTTTCTTAGAACGGTTGGCCCAGCTTCTAGCTAGACCGAGAACCGCCAAACGGTTGTAAGGTGGTTTGTAAAACACACTACGAAAGGTTGCTGGTCTGATCAATGGTCGCCTCCCAGTCCCGGCATAGCGGTAGCGTTTTCCGAGTACGCCAAACGAAATATCAGGTTCCCAAAACAGCTAACGGGAGGTCTGGAGGGATTGTGAACCACGTTGATCGGGTGCGCTATTTGACAACCCTCACGACTCTTACGAGTGCGAACAATGGTAACGGGTGCATTCATCAATGACACCCTACCATTTCACTCTTTATTGCTCGATGGGCAGGATATATCACCTACCGGTGGTCCATTTTTGCCTTCAGCTAGACCAAGAACGGTTGTAAGGTACCACGGACATTAAAGACGTTTATCGAGGACGTCGAACGATCCCTAGTACGTATACGCGCTTGAAGCCGACGTATCATCCCTCTGACGATTCACACGTGGCATGGGCGCATTGTATACGGTTGGGGTGTTACAGGTCTAACAGTATGCTAGCCTTTAAAACATGCTTATATTTTGAGTAGAATTCCAATGTGAAAGGGTGCTGTTGCTTGTTCCAAAAACCAGGGCTGTAGGTGCCTTCTAATCGGGAATAATTCAGAGATAGTTTCAAAATATTCCTTGTATTTGGAAACATAAGAAATATTTGCTCAGTAATTCTTTAGTTAAGGCCCTCGGGAGCTAGTCTAGAAATTATCCGTTTGGGTGGCTTAAAACTGGGGGTATATTCAATAAAATCTGTCTGAGTGTCGGCAGGCTTGGGTGTGGTGGTCAGCTTAATGACAATTTGTTTAGCAGGCTTAACCTTAGCCGGTACAGGACGTAGAGTTTTTACGAGGGCTTCCTCCACAAATGGCGGTAGCTCAGCTTTGCCAGGTTGGTTAAGCTCTGTTAAGCTAGGTTCTTTAGTTTTCGTCCGGTTAGGGTATGTAATATCCATAACCTATTGTAGTAGCGTGGCCGAGGGGAGCCATAGGTATCGTCAATCTTTAGGCATCGTCCCACCGCTTGGATAGGGACGTACAATTATTGATGGTTGCTTGGTTGTGATTTCAGCGTAATGACTAACGTGGGGTTCGTTAAAGGAGTTGAGGTCCAATACTATCTTTTGGCTTCGAAGGCCGGGTAAAAGTTCAATTGGATCCATTACCTATGTAATTCCAATACTGAAGTGTTGTGGCACAAGGGTAAGGCTGGTACATGATAGTGGAAGTCGTCTGGTTACACTAATAATGAAAGCCATAGTTAAATTAACGAGGCTGAAAGAATGTCAGTAGTTTTAGAGTAAACTTCTAAACTTCTACaggaaaaatttcaacaaaagaGCACAGTTAGTCAATGAGTAGAGTATCAAACAAAGTTACTTACCTTCCCCACCAGTCAATTGATTTCACTCGACACGAGAATATTGCATCGTTGGCACGCCACTCCAAAATGTCTTTACGCACTGGTTAAACCGTTTTCCGTTACAAATTTCACACAGGCTGTCCTGATTGATATCGAAACGCCAAAGAGGTGATATAAATCATATGAACTCGACATAAAATTTCTTGGGCATCGGGAACGTTGTAGACCTAAAAAACCAATACAATATCAGAATACATGAATGCCTTCGATCATGGTGTCTCTACGATGTCAGTATCACGTTAAGATTGTTTGAAATCGTTGAATTGTTAAACTAACCGCTTACTAATGGAGCAGATTTCTAAGCATACTAGACGGTTCGTATAGTTCGTTAGCTACCCAAACAAGAtgcaaaaaaaccaaaaaaaaaacattacacTCACATTAGTTTATTCACTAAGATTTCGGCTTTTGGGTTTACCCACCACATCCATTTTTCATCACCCGTGATCCCCTGTCGATATGGACTTCATCCGTAAAACatgaaataaataagaattatCTGTCAGCTTCCTCAAAGGCTTTGAATAACATAGTAAATGGTATTACCCGTAAATTGTTGTGGATTCCGCAAATCAAGAGACTCCGAAACATTTTATACGGAAACGTTGCTGAGAGAGTCACCTGCCAAAAGGGACAGTTCGTCCTGTAGTCTCATCCACGggttaaataaaagaaaatccgATAGAGAATAACTGCCTCCTGACccataaaaagaataaattgcATGAAATTATTGAATCTGTGCGAGAAGcaaccaaaacaaatagaaaGCTGCGTGTCAATTGCAAGAAGCGAAAATTGTGAGATAATTAAATGGCAAGAAGAAATATCAAGAACACATTGGCATattacagtatcctgcacaaaaatccgaacaccacgtttttctttaaaagggagggtagacggggtgatggacacatagggcagaattcggtaagtctagacatttttttatgccttgaggtattacgctttgaggcaagtaacaggtcgggacatttttgcaacccccagggtggtgtgtttttgtTAACGACaattggaaatttagggcttgggcttagtaatgtttcttaccgaaacaatttagcttatgtttcagCTGGGGATTTTGAATCCGGTTGTTTGGGGATTTTGAAAtccccaaaaaacaaaaacaaaaaaaccaagaaatgtttcctgtttttttaattaatggGAAGGCGGGGCAATACCATAAGCCTTTTGGTCGAGTAGACCAAAAGCAATATCTATACTTCTACGGGTCGTTTGGGGCCAGTTATTCCGCATAAGTATAGTGGCGAGTTATCTAGGTATCCCAGCCTGTGGGCATTGTAGTAGTTTCAGGTGGCTGGCTGCCATGGATATCTTGTTCGTGTGTTTGACAGAGATCGTGTGATTGCCTTTATGACACCAGGTGTAGCACCTCCTAGGTCACGATCCCAGGGCTGTGGTGGGCAGAAACAGCCCGCCACCAGGGGCTAACCTGTGGTTATGTCTTTTTCGTTG encodes:
- the LOC116922562 gene encoding uncharacterized protein LOC116922562 translates to MVQYWDPAESEMMADVLDYVKYTDATADGLSQAVIERLNSLGIRSRFVGFCADTCNVMFGKNHSVSTCLSEEFPFIVVVKCSCHSSNLVANYAVKAFPEELETTMKQIFAHFSRSSARRIMFKQFQEFAQVEKHVILSPGQTRWLILHNSVQRLLEQLQPLILYFTAEVADDKSKSAIDILTYLKHPQTEPFLNFPNYALGCLTEFNTVFQSESPFLHELEDRVGALMKDFASNFMLLDYTRATSPANIDPWLASKYQLLNKIYLGPENVEGVKQLSPSDLESCQKICRSFYIKAITLQQRYDFSTEFYSILQMLIPQNVRDRNPQTLAEVFARFPALHNSCDSSKDKIEWRSLSVMPIKELGLQTEDDLKILSAEAFWLLVFNLKCSTGCRFPNLSVVVSYLFSLPYSNAIAERLFSFLKLTKTDHRGALKEDTILGLMRMKYFMKNTDQNHK